Proteins encoded together in one Campylobacter concisus window:
- the recO gene encoding recombination protein RecO, giving the protein MQGYILRVQKVRDEDLLVFVLTPNLLVKSYRFFGARHSNIMTGYKIDFELEQEAKFLPKLRSILHLGFKWLLERDKLIIWQQFMRLLYDHLKEVEQLDEIYFNELDRCAKQMQLQNPKRLIIESYVKILEFEGRLHSELECFICDEEIKSELCLTRGFLPSHKHCLDRSEFDAGKIKNLFDTKSTIELNDDEINRLYKILLDGL; this is encoded by the coding sequence ATGCAAGGCTACATCCTGCGCGTGCAAAAAGTCAGAGACGAGGACCTTTTAGTCTTTGTGCTAACGCCAAATTTGCTCGTAAAGTCATATAGATTTTTTGGCGCACGCCACTCAAACATCATGACTGGCTACAAGATCGACTTTGAGCTCGAGCAAGAGGCGAAATTTCTACCAAAGCTTAGAAGCATACTTCATCTTGGCTTTAAATGGCTGCTAGAGCGTGATAAGCTCATCATTTGGCAGCAGTTTATGCGCCTACTTTATGATCATCTAAAAGAGGTCGAGCAGCTCGATGAAATTTACTTTAACGAGCTTGATCGCTGCGCCAAACAGATGCAGCTACAAAACCCAAAACGCCTTATCATCGAAAGCTACGTCAAAATTTTAGAGTTTGAAGGCAGGCTTCACAGCGAGCTTGAGTGCTTTATCTGCGACGAAGAGATCAAGAGCGAGCTTTGCTTAACTCGTGGCTTTTTGCCCTCTCACAAGCACTGCCTTGATAGAAGCGAATTTGACGCTGGCAAGATCAAAAATTTGTTTGATACAAAAAGCACGATCGAGCTAAACGACGATGAGATAAACCGCCTTTATAAGATTTTACTTGACGGACTTTAG
- a CDS encoding tRNA dihydrouridine synthase, which translates to MIDFSKKPLFLAPLAGFSDLPLRSVVKKFGCDVTVSEMISANALVYESSDKTLEMLKKSPNEEPYVVQIAGSDIENIKKAVQIINKFDGIYGLDLNCGCPVPKVVRQGAGSALLNDLDKLQNIIDAVKSVSNKKSLSVKFRLGFNDKNEEKIAKACEEAGANYIAVHGRTRAGGYSAKVDYEAIARVKASVKIPVVANGDINAQNADEILNLTKCDALMIGRASIGNPWIFHEIKTKSSVDKSLKQKIILAHFDAMIEHYGEHGLCIFRKHLHQYSKGIDGATSFRNDVNFIKDARVMRERIREFFA; encoded by the coding sequence ATGATAGACTTTAGTAAAAAGCCACTTTTCTTAGCGCCACTTGCTGGCTTTTCTGACCTGCCGTTACGAAGCGTCGTCAAGAAATTTGGCTGCGACGTCACTGTTAGCGAGATGATCAGTGCAAATGCTCTGGTCTATGAGAGCAGTGACAAAACCCTTGAAATGCTTAAAAAGTCCCCAAACGAAGAGCCCTACGTCGTCCAGATAGCTGGCAGTGATATAGAAAATATAAAAAAAGCCGTGCAGATAATCAATAAATTTGATGGAATTTACGGGCTCGACCTAAACTGCGGTTGCCCCGTGCCAAAGGTCGTTAGACAAGGCGCGGGATCGGCTTTGCTAAATGATCTTGACAAACTTCAAAACATAATTGACGCGGTTAAAAGCGTCTCAAACAAGAAGAGCCTAAGCGTTAAATTTAGACTCGGTTTTAACGACAAAAATGAAGAGAAAATCGCAAAGGCCTGCGAAGAAGCCGGCGCAAACTATATCGCAGTGCATGGGCGCACCAGAGCTGGTGGATACAGCGCAAAGGTTGATTACGAAGCGATCGCTAGAGTAAAGGCGAGCGTAAAAATCCCAGTTGTCGCAAATGGCGATATAAACGCACAAAATGCAGATGAAATTTTAAATCTCACAAAGTGTGACGCCCTAATGATCGGCAGAGCAAGCATCGGCAACCCTTGGATATTTCACGAGATAAAGACCAAAAGTAGCGTGGATAAGTCACTAAAGCAAAAGATCATACTAGCTCACTTTGATGCGATGATCGAGCACTACGGCGAGCACGGACTTTGCATATTTAGAAAGCACCTCCACCAATACAGCAAAGGCATAGATGGCGCTACGAGCTTTAGAAACGATGTAAATTTCATCAAAGATGCCCGCGTGATGAGAGAGCGCATAAGGGAGTTTTTTGCCTAG
- the dksA gene encoding RNA polymerase-binding protein DksA, producing MTQNELNFFKKLLEERKLQIKKNIYDSSVEVSGLRDSGVSDEFDIASVNTDQLIEQSISTQQRAELHEIDEALEKIANKTYGICDMCEEEIGIPRLKVKPHAKYCIACREIIEKTAKN from the coding sequence ATGACTCAAAACGAGCTAAATTTTTTCAAAAAGCTACTTGAAGAGCGAAAATTACAAATCAAAAAAAATATTTATGACTCATCAGTTGAAGTAAGCGGTTTAAGAGATAGTGGCGTAAGCGATGAATTTGACATAGCTTCAGTAAATACCGACCAGCTTATAGAGCAGTCTATCTCAACCCAGCAAAGAGCCGAGCTTCACGAGATCGACGAGGCGCTTGAAAAGATAGCAAACAAGACTTATGGAATTTGTGACATGTGCGAAGAGGAGATCGGCATCCCTCGCCTAAAAGTAAAACCGCATGCAAAATACTGCATAGCTTGTCGTGAGATAATAGAAAAAACAGCAAAAAACTAA
- a CDS encoding 23S rRNA (pseudouridine(1915)-N(3))-methyltransferase RlmH produces the protein MEISVFSIQKSSRDNFENEIQEYIKMSAKFAKINDKIIFNEKIAKAQSSGRSDALRAYDEIYEPNLKGFCVMLDENGSQLDSQEFAQILNSNSQINFFIGGAYGLSQNLKNKAQKVVSLSKMTMAHKVAKLVLFEQIFRGLCINANHPYHK, from the coding sequence TTGGAAATTTCGGTTTTTAGCATTCAAAAATCATCGCGTGACAACTTTGAAAACGAGATACAAGAATATATAAAAATGAGTGCAAAATTTGCCAAGATAAACGACAAAATCATATTTAATGAAAAGATAGCAAAGGCTCAAAGTAGTGGCAGAAGCGATGCGCTAAGAGCTTATGATGAAATTTATGAGCCAAATTTAAAAGGCTTTTGCGTGATGCTTGATGAAAATGGCTCACAGCTAGACAGCCAGGAATTTGCTCAAATTTTAAACTCAAATTCACAGATCAATTTTTTCATAGGTGGAGCTTATGGGCTTAGCCAAAATTTAAAAAACAAGGCACAAAAAGTCGTAAGCTTAAGCAAGATGACTATGGCGCACAAAGTCGCCAAGCTCGTACTTTTTGAGCAAATTTTTAGAGGGCTTTGCATAAATGCAAACCACCCATATCACAAATAA
- a CDS encoding 5'-methylthioadenosine/adenosylhomocysteine nucleosidase, with product MIAILGAMQEEITPILEMVGEYKTTEYANNKFYEANYKGKDLVIAYSKIGKVNAAITATLMIEKFKASKLLFTGVAGSLDESLKIGDMLYATSLVQHDLDITAFGHPYGFVPGTSIFVKSDEGLNELAKNVASKKGMSLNSGIIATGDQFICDNEKKEWIKKIFNASATEMEGASVALVCETLGVPFFILRAISDGAGNEAEFDFDKFLQDSANVSAKFILEMVESL from the coding sequence ATGATAGCGATACTTGGAGCGATGCAAGAGGAGATAACGCCGATCCTTGAGATGGTTGGCGAGTATAAAACTACCGAATATGCAAATAATAAATTTTACGAGGCAAACTACAAAGGCAAAGACCTAGTCATCGCCTACTCGAAGATCGGCAAGGTAAATGCGGCGATCACCGCGACCTTGATGATAGAGAAATTTAAGGCTTCAAAACTGCTTTTTACTGGTGTTGCTGGCTCACTTGATGAGAGCTTAAAGATAGGCGATATGCTATATGCCACTAGCCTTGTGCAGCACGACCTTGACATCACAGCGTTTGGTCATCCATACGGCTTTGTGCCAGGGACAAGTATCTTCGTTAAGAGCGATGAGGGACTAAATGAGCTAGCTAAAAATGTCGCTAGCAAAAAGGGCATGAGCTTAAATTCAGGCATCATCGCAACTGGTGATCAGTTCATCTGTGACAACGAGAAAAAAGAGTGGATCAAAAAGATATTTAACGCGAGTGCTACCGAGATGGAGGGTGCGAGTGTTGCGCTAGTTTGTGAAACGCTTGGCGTGCCATTTTTCATCCTTAGAGCCATCAGCGACGGAGCTGGCAATGAGGCTGAATTTGACTTTGATAAATTTTTACAAGACTCAGCAAACGTCAGCGCTAAATTTATCCTAGAAATGGTGGAGAGCTTATGA
- a CDS encoding Cj0814 family flagellar-dependent secreted protein, with product MKVSYNSILTKQHYQKQTKNEGFANFLPSTPNINLIDQATIPKNDFVSSSSIDSLYQAKFTSQEGYGYSVDAKGFMGADFNKAAGLPQDFKIHRSTLDAIVLHNQKHPNYTNSIMETKKDNQLFGEDSFANIDLADTIKQYYKIFDQISAGVISKGKEFYSNEDLAKMPKGYFSKDKKIEHVEYLMGRMTSDELDGLTDRSNEKITHIFRTAQDAEDAHRLWDDLSDINVEVNGNFLDFSPEVMTTEHTIPYMWVSSAGYDFKPDMSVYDNEQGYTKEQIFVAFLKNEQGLVLQGGTTRITDEALSVYKSSLILTKQDRSEIGIPKAYYDEILSGKKDLKDILARILKLRNLELKKDHTLEGLASKIMDVLKEFDERTKVKA from the coding sequence ATGAAAGTCTCTTATAACTCCATCTTAACAAAACAGCACTACCAAAAACAGACAAAAAACGAAGGCTTTGCAAATTTCTTGCCTAGCACTCCAAATATAAATTTGATAGACCAAGCCACTATTCCTAAAAATGACTTTGTTTCATCTAGTAGTATCGACTCTCTTTATCAGGCCAAATTTACTTCACAAGAGGGCTATGGATATAGTGTAGATGCTAAAGGATTTATGGGAGCTGATTTTAACAAGGCTGCAGGCCTGCCACAGGACTTTAAAATCCACAGAAGCACACTTGATGCGATAGTGCTACACAATCAAAAACATCCAAACTATACAAATTCTATAATGGAAACAAAAAAAGATAACCAGCTCTTTGGAGAGGATAGCTTTGCAAATATTGATCTAGCAGACACTATAAAGCAATACTATAAAATTTTTGATCAAATTTCAGCTGGAGTTATTAGTAAGGGTAAAGAATTTTACTCAAATGAAGATCTAGCAAAGATGCCAAAGGGCTACTTTTCAAAAGATAAAAAAATAGAGCATGTTGAATACCTAATGGGTAGGATGACTAGCGATGAGCTAGATGGACTAACCGATAGAAGCAATGAAAAGATAACTCATATCTTTAGGACAGCCCAAGACGCAGAAGATGCACATAGGTTATGGGATGATCTAAGCGATATAAATGTAGAAGTCAATGGAAATTTCCTTGACTTCTCTCCAGAAGTGATGACAACTGAGCATACTATCCCTTATATGTGGGTTAGTAGTGCTGGATATGACTTCAAGCCTGATATGTCTGTATATGATAATGAACAAGGCTATACAAAGGAGCAAATCTTTGTCGCATTCTTGAAAAATGAGCAAGGTCTTGTGCTACAAGGTGGCACAACAAGGATAACCGACGAGGCTCTTAGTGTGTATAAAAGTTCATTAATACTTACAAAGCAAGATAGAAGTGAGATAGGCATACCAAAGGCTTATTATGATGAGATACTATCTGGCAAGAAAGATCTAAAAGATATACTAGCTAGGATTTTAAAGCTTAGAAATTTAGAGCTTAAAAAAGATCACACGCTTGAGGGACTAGCAAGTAAGATAATGGACGTTTTAAAAGAATTTGATGAGAGGACGAAGGTAAAAGCCTAA
- the fabD gene encoding ACP S-malonyltransferase, translating to MKKFAFIFAGQGSQSVGMGKDFYENFSSAKLLLNDACNDTGIDFEELLFTQNDKLDKTEFTQPAIVLNSLMSYLAFSEGIKAKPEFSLGHSLGEFTALAVSGAFSFVEAIRLVNLRGKFMQEACVGKDAGMMVVLGLSDEVVEGICKEAQDEGLQIYAANYNCDGQIVVAGVRADLAKYEAKFKEAGAKRAMLLNMSVASHCPILEPASVKLANELEGVLAANFAQVVSNVNAKIYTDKNEALVLLKEQLTHPVRYKQSIKNYENEVDCFIELGAATLKGINKKITEKPTYSVTDMASLEEVVKILEER from the coding sequence ATGAAGAAATTTGCTTTTATTTTTGCGGGTCAAGGCTCGCAAAGTGTTGGCATGGGGAAAGATTTTTATGAAAATTTCTCTTCGGCAAAACTTCTATTAAATGACGCTTGCAACGACACAGGCATTGATTTTGAGGAGCTTTTATTTACGCAAAATGACAAGCTAGATAAGACAGAATTTACTCAGCCTGCCATCGTTTTAAACTCTCTTATGAGCTATCTAGCTTTTAGCGAGGGCATAAAAGCTAAGCCAGAGTTTAGCCTAGGTCACTCTCTAGGAGAATTTACAGCCCTTGCAGTTAGTGGTGCGTTTAGCTTTGTTGAAGCGATTAGGCTTGTAAATTTACGTGGTAAATTTATGCAAGAAGCCTGCGTTGGCAAAGATGCTGGCATGATGGTGGTGCTTGGACTTAGCGATGAAGTCGTTGAGGGGATTTGTAAAGAAGCACAGGATGAGGGCTTGCAAATTTACGCTGCGAACTACAACTGCGATGGTCAGATAGTTGTAGCTGGTGTGAGAGCTGACCTTGCTAAATATGAGGCAAAATTTAAAGAAGCAGGTGCAAAAAGAGCGATGCTTTTAAATATGTCAGTAGCTAGCCACTGCCCGATACTTGAGCCAGCTAGCGTGAAACTAGCAAACGAGCTTGAGGGCGTTTTGGCTGCGAATTTTGCCCAAGTCGTTTCAAATGTAAATGCAAAAATTTACACTGATAAAAACGAAGCGCTAGTGCTTTTAAAAGAGCAGCTAACGCATCCAGTTCGCTATAAACAAAGCATCAAAAACTACGAAAACGAGGTTGATTGCTTTATCGAGCTAGGTGCTGCGACACTTAAAGGCATAAACAAAAAGATCACTGAAAAACCGACATATAGCGTCACTGACATGGCGAGCCTTGAAGAGGTTGTGAAGATTTTGGAGGAGAGATGA
- a CDS encoding uroporphyrinogen III synthase HEM4, whose translation MKTRKFLVYCIIYTAVVAGLTYSLNSSDFTFELLGQAITLPVAVWVALPVALLALLALLHIAYHGYAFYRYKKWIKKDSQLYKDLAKETLLGFESNKDFKTDTYKIASQLTRSISPVGELKDVGVDDGEINNILQTIKSIKNKEIVDLKKFRLAKDSKLNILNELNKIEQLPTYYLDVLKNQEQNESLKKAAFNKLIKTASFSEIKKIDPELASEDIMTIIARFVNDEFDLSSDEIFGLLNNAKVTKAQYDKAAIMLKNKLKPDAFIGIFEKLKSIHADADEAYVYALFELQMLDKVREAIEGSDPDEFKEIKVLLFLRDNGKMVPSSLFFK comes from the coding sequence ATGAAAACCAGAAAATTTCTCGTCTACTGCATCATCTACACAGCAGTTGTTGCAGGACTTACCTATTCTCTTAATAGTTCAGACTTCACCTTTGAGCTCTTAGGTCAAGCCATAACCTTGCCAGTAGCTGTCTGGGTGGCACTTCCAGTAGCCCTTTTGGCGCTCCTTGCCCTACTTCACATCGCATATCACGGATACGCCTTTTATAGATATAAAAAATGGATAAAAAAAGATAGCCAGCTCTACAAAGACCTTGCAAAAGAGACGCTTCTTGGCTTTGAGAGCAACAAAGACTTTAAAACCGACACTTACAAGATCGCCTCACAGCTCACTCGCTCTATATCACCAGTAGGCGAGCTTAAAGACGTTGGCGTTGATGACGGCGAGATAAACAACATCTTACAAACCATAAAAAGCATAAAAAACAAAGAGATCGTCGATCTAAAGAAATTTAGACTAGCAAAAGATAGCAAGCTAAACATCCTAAACGAGCTAAACAAGATCGAGCAGCTGCCTACTTACTATCTTGATGTGCTTAAAAACCAAGAACAAAACGAGAGCCTTAAAAAGGCAGCCTTTAATAAACTCATAAAAACAGCTTCATTTAGTGAGATTAAAAAAATCGATCCAGAGCTAGCAAGCGAAGATATAATGACCATTATCGCTCGTTTTGTAAACGATGAGTTCGATCTAAGCAGCGATGAAATTTTTGGTCTTCTAAACAACGCAAAAGTGACAAAAGCACAATACGACAAAGCTGCCATCATGCTTAAAAATAAGCTAAAACCAGATGCGTTTATCGGCATTTTTGAGAAGCTAAAAAGCATCCATGCTGATGCTGACGAGGCTTACGTATATGCGCTATTTGAGCTTCAGATGCTTGATAAAGTAAGAGAAGCCATCGAGGGTAGCGACCCTGATGAATTTAAAGAGATAAAGGTTTTACTATTTTTACGAGATAACGGCAAAATGGTGCCTAGCTCGCTATTTTTTAAATGA
- a CDS encoding Cj0814 family flagellar-dependent secreted protein: MINTLGSYPLNLEQNIKVSTKVATNQTSSEILGYKVDKDGYFTDEFNKQAGIPSEYKIHSSTLESLVRIETQPDYMQRVFDSIDILKTVNNAYKILSQVVGEDTLNSKDSFSLDEIRNFPQGFEYNRQSMQVTKIHNSIHEFGSAAADFNGKDSSKSMISTLFFNPSFDGGDGRQPLKPTTDIFNNNNGGKENTVIGVFMDPHGEKYTNKDGSITKGGLIAAVINNNLDVKEGETTVQGKREGYDKSIDSKEFNRAFELFELMGEMKFGPGFINATDNDIAGMPKYMQDYIRSKRDFVYIDLQSGFVSTPEDRRRGYEEDELSFKKMMEHNLKMLKLLFGEIDKDGKKSKDFMDSFLKFSMPPLNLVKELNENPAGKYLVDMLGIKRDVDIKA, from the coding sequence ATGATAAACACACTTGGTAGCTACCCATTAAATTTAGAACAGAACATAAAGGTATCAACCAAAGTTGCCACCAACCAAACCAGCTCAGAGATTTTAGGCTACAAGGTAGATAAAGATGGCTACTTTACAGATGAGTTTAATAAACAAGCTGGCATCCCAAGTGAATATAAAATTCACTCAAGCACGCTGGAGTCGTTAGTCAGGATAGAGACGCAGCCTGACTATATGCAAAGGGTTTTTGACAGCATCGACATACTAAAAACCGTAAATAATGCCTATAAAATTCTCTCCCAAGTAGTTGGCGAAGACACGCTAAATTCAAAAGATAGCTTTAGCTTAGATGAGATAAGAAATTTCCCACAAGGCTTTGAGTATAACCGCCAAAGTATGCAAGTAACCAAGATCCATAACTCCATTCATGAATTTGGCTCGGCTGCGGCTGATTTTAACGGCAAAGATTCCAGCAAATCTATGATAAGCACGCTCTTTTTCAATCCAAGCTTTGATGGCGGAGATGGCAGGCAGCCACTAAAGCCAACAACAGATATCTTTAACAACAACAATGGTGGCAAAGAAAACACGGTCATTGGTGTTTTTATGGATCCGCATGGAGAGAAATACACTAATAAAGACGGCTCTATAACCAAAGGCGGACTTATAGCAGCCGTTATAAACAATAACCTTGATGTGAAAGAGGGCGAGACAACAGTACAAGGCAAAAGAGAAGGCTATGATAAGAGCATAGATAGTAAAGAATTTAATAGAGCATTTGAGCTGTTCGAGCTTATGGGCGAGATGAAATTTGGACCTGGCTTTATAAATGCTACTGATAATGACATAGCAGGTATGCCTAAATATATGCAAGACTACATCAGATCTAAAAGAGACTTTGTCTATATCGACTTGCAAAGTGGCTTTGTCAGCACTCCTGAAGATAGACGTAGGGGATATGAAGAAGACGAACTCTCATTTAAAAAGATGATGGAGCATAATCTCAAAATGCTAAAGCTACTCTTTGGTGAGATAGACAAAGATGGTAAAAAGAGCAAGGATTTTATGGATAGCTTTTTGAAATTTAGCATGCCACCTTTAAATTTAGTAAAAGAGCTAAATGAAAACCCAGCTGGAAAATATCTAGTAGATATGCTTGGTATAAAAAGAGATGTTGATATAAAGGCGTAA
- a CDS encoding FKBP-type peptidyl-prolyl cis-trans isomerase, translated as MIVSKDQVITMFYELKDANTGEILESNMQEGGQISFITGHGHIIEKLEEEVSKLKSGDKATINIKAAEGCGEYNKDAIQSLPKEQFAGIDLHEGMELFGQNEDGSSVRVIVKEIKDDEVTVDFNHPYAGKDLLFNVEILEVRDATEDEKATGMVAGAHTCGCGGHDHDHEHECCGGHGHGEGGCGCGGHGHHHH; from the coding sequence ATTATTGTGAGTAAAGATCAAGTTATAACAATGTTTTATGAGCTAAAAGACGCTAATACTGGCGAAATTTTAGAGTCTAATATGCAAGAAGGTGGTCAAATTTCTTTTATTACAGGACATGGCCACATTATAGAAAAGCTTGAAGAAGAAGTTAGCAAATTAAAATCAGGCGACAAGGCTACTATAAATATCAAAGCAGCTGAGGGTTGTGGCGAATACAATAAAGATGCCATTCAATCACTTCCAAAAGAGCAATTTGCTGGTATAGACCTACATGAAGGCATGGAGCTTTTTGGTCAAAATGAAGATGGCTCAAGCGTTCGCGTCATCGTTAAAGAGATCAAAGATGACGAAGTAACAGTTGATTTTAATCACCCATATGCTGGCAAAGATTTGCTATTTAATGTTGAAATTTTAGAAGTTAGAGACGCAACTGAAGATGAAAAAGCAACTGGCATGGTGGCAGGCGCTCACACTTGCGGTTGTGGAGGACATGATCATGATCACGAGCATGAGTGCTGCGGCGGCCATGGGCACGGCGAAGGTGGTTGCGGTTGCGGTGGTCACGGACATCACCACCACTAA
- a CDS encoding cell surface protein has protein sequence MITSINGLSNTPIQDNTIQKENAKMSKEQEKALIDSYMQNLIIDNVEKYIKEDRSSENWITETIEKIDNMLSKKYSYTIDERRALLSKYPENLEEFEINVLQSHMDWLLTNSVDGKPTISGLIVGIGTKEEEDELDAFMETMSSLYPNNNKESLSLLDRTDLSIDEFKTLFAKAREKATKDVEEQRKQIIKEEQEYNANFAKEQNEKKFKPMQVKKKYETYDINKDQKFLYARELLNFKEKRGIDVLELMQKIDKKQILNKMA, from the coding sequence GTGATAACTAGCATAAACGGACTTAGCAACACACCGATACAAGATAACACTATCCAAAAAGAAAATGCAAAAATGTCAAAGGAGCAAGAAAAGGCTTTAATTGATTCATATATGCAAAATTTAATAATTGATAATGTTGAAAAATACATCAAGGAAGACAGAAGTAGTGAAAACTGGATAACAGAAACCATAGAGAAGATAGACAATATGCTTTCAAAAAAGTATAGCTATACCATTGATGAAAGGCGAGCTTTATTATCAAAATATCCAGAGAACTTAGAGGAATTTGAGATCAATGTATTACAATCTCACATGGACTGGTTGCTTACCAACTCTGTTGATGGCAAACCAACAATATCTGGACTGATAGTTGGTATCGGCACAAAAGAAGAAGAAGATGAACTAGATGCTTTTATGGAAACTATGTCCTCTCTATATCCAAATAATAACAAGGAGTCGCTTAGTCTTTTAGATAGAACCGATCTAAGCATAGATGAATTTAAAACGTTATTTGCCAAAGCAAGAGAGAAAGCTACAAAGGACGTTGAAGAACAAAGAAAGCAGATAATCAAAGAAGAACAAGAATACAATGCAAATTTCGCTAAAGAGCAAAATGAAAAGAAATTTAAACCTATGCAGGTTAAAAAGAAGTATGAGACCTATGATATAAACAAGGATCAAAAATTTCTCTATGCAAGAGAGCTTTTAAATTTCAAAGAAAAAAGAGGCATAGATGTCTTAGAGCTTATGCAAAAGATAGATAAGAAGCAAATTTTAAATAAGATGGCTTAA
- a CDS encoding tRNA 2-thiocytidine biosynthesis TtcA family protein, with the protein MIELSKRLLRQVGQTNARYKMIEGGDKILLGLSGGKDSLALAHVLKHIQNVTPEKFEFKAVTLSYGMGEDYAYLTKHCNEHGIEHEVIDSSIFEISKEKIRKNSSFCSFFSRMRRGYLYTYALKHGFNKLAIAHHLDDAAESFFMNFTYNGALRTLAPKYRAKNGIVVIRPFIFVRERQLRENAIKNELRVVGDEACPAMRFDVKMPHARYETKQLLANLEKENPKLFTSLKAAFENIHTDTFFGINEGSEE; encoded by the coding sequence ATGATAGAGCTTAGCAAGAGACTGCTTAGGCAAGTTGGCCAGACAAATGCTAGATACAAGATGATAGAGGGCGGGGATAAGATCTTGCTTGGCCTTAGCGGCGGCAAAGATAGTCTCGCACTCGCTCACGTGCTAAAGCACATCCAAAATGTCACGCCTGAGAAATTTGAGTTTAAGGCGGTGACGCTAAGCTACGGCATGGGCGAAGACTACGCATATCTTACCAAGCACTGCAACGAGCATGGCATAGAGCACGAGGTGATCGACAGCTCGATATTTGAGATATCAAAGGAGAAGATCCGCAAAAATTCTAGCTTTTGCAGCTTTTTCTCGCGCATGAGAAGAGGATATCTTTACACCTATGCGCTAAAGCACGGCTTTAACAAGCTCGCGATCGCTCACCACTTGGACGATGCGGCGGAGAGCTTTTTTATGAATTTTACATACAATGGCGCGCTAAGGACGCTTGCTCCAAAATACAGAGCAAAAAATGGAATCGTCGTGATCAGGCCATTTATCTTTGTGCGTGAGAGACAGCTTCGCGAAAATGCGATCAAAAATGAGCTAAGAGTTGTTGGTGATGAGGCGTGTCCTGCGATGAGATTTGATGTGAAGATGCCACACGCTAGATATGAGACCAAGCAGCTTCTAGCAAATTTAGAGAAAGAAAATCCAAAGCTCTTTACATCGCTTAAAGCAGCATTTGAAAACATCCACACAGATACATTTTTTGGTATCAACGAAGGCAGTGAAGAGTAA
- the accD gene encoding acetyl-CoA carboxylase, carboxyltransferase subunit beta, with amino-acid sequence MNFSDIFSKIRKAQPRPEEAPTHWVKCDNCHSLMYYKEVEACFNVCPKCGYHMRLKADDRINLICDEGSFVEFDANLKPVDPLNFVDKKSYKKRITENKEKTGRTSSVICGEGKCNGQEIQLVVFDFGFMGGSLASVEGEKIVRAIKRAIEKRQALIIVSASGGARMQESTFSLMQMSKTSAALKLLDEARLPYISILTDPTMGGVSASFAWLGDLIIAEPGALIGFAGQRVIKQTIGADLPEGFQRAEFLLEHGLIDDIVPRSEHKKYISDMVKFLTNNKAMISKSEVTTPSEAGFELKLKTKG; translated from the coding sequence ATGAATTTCTCAGACATTTTTTCAAAGATAAGAAAAGCTCAACCTCGTCCAGAAGAAGCACCTACACACTGGGTAAAATGCGACAACTGTCACTCACTGATGTATTACAAAGAAGTTGAAGCTTGTTTTAATGTATGCCCAAAATGCGGCTATCACATGAGATTAAAAGCTGATGATCGCATAAATTTGATCTGCGATGAAGGTAGCTTTGTAGAATTTGACGCAAATTTAAAACCAGTAGATCCTTTAAATTTTGTCGATAAAAAATCATATAAAAAAAGAATCACAGAAAATAAAGAAAAAACAGGACGCACAAGCTCAGTGATATGTGGCGAAGGCAAATGCAACGGACAAGAGATCCAGCTAGTTGTTTTTGACTTTGGCTTCATGGGCGGCTCACTAGCTTCAGTCGAGGGCGAAAAGATCGTAAGAGCGATAAAACGCGCGATCGAAAAACGACAAGCTTTAATCATCGTAAGCGCATCTGGCGGCGCTAGAATGCAAGAGAGCACATTTTCTTTAATGCAGATGTCAAAAACTTCAGCAGCCCTAAAACTTCTTGATGAAGCAAGGCTTCCATATATTTCTATCCTTACAGATCCTACGATGGGTGGTGTTAGTGCATCATTTGCATGGCTTGGAGATCTAATAATCGCTGAACCTGGCGCGCTAATAGGCTTTGCAGGACAAAGAGTTATCAAGCAAACCATAGGCGCTGATCTTCCAGAGGGCTTTCAAAGGGCTGAATTTTTGCTTGAGCATGGCCTTATAGATGATATCGTGCCAAGAAGCGAACACAAAAAATATATAAGCGATATGGTTAAATTTCTTACAAATAACAAAGCTATGATCTCTAAAAGCGAAGTGACAACTCCTAGCGAAGCTGGCTTTGAGCTAAAGCTAAAAACCAAAGGGTAA